The following proteins are co-located in the Hemitrygon akajei chromosome 25, sHemAka1.3, whole genome shotgun sequence genome:
- the LOC140716577 gene encoding uncharacterized protein, which yields MPFTCSDCGKKFTRSSYLKVHQRIHTGERPFTCSVCGKGFSQSSNLQTHQRIHTGERPFTCSDCGKRFTQSVELKVHQRSHTGERPFTCSNCGKGFTHSSHLLTHQLIHTGERPFTCSDCGKGFTRSFDLLAHQAVHTGEWSFTCSDCGKGFTRSSELKVHQRIHTGERLFTCSTCGKGFTHPSHLLRHQRIHTGERPFTCSDCGKGFIQSSHLQTHQRVHTGETPFTCSDCGKGFNRSSYLKVHQRIHTGERPFTCSECGKGFSQSSNLQTHQRVHTGGKLFTCPECGKGFTQSSELKAHQRVHTGERPFTCSVCGKGFTYSSLLQTHQRIHTGERPFSCPDCGKGFTQSSELKIHQRIHTGERPFTCSNCGKGFTRSSELLAHQSVHTGEWPFTCSDCGKGFSWSSELKVHQRVHTGERPFTCSECGKGFSQSSHLQVHWQVHTGEVRFNCSECGKGFTRSSYLKVHQRIHTGERPFTCSVCGKGFSQSSNLQTHQQVHNGERPFICSDCGKRFCQASDLLAHFQFHTGEKI from the coding sequence atgccgttcacctgctcagactgtgggaagaagttTACCCGGTCATCttacctgaaggtacatcagcgaattcacactggggagaggccattcacctgctcagtatgtggaaagggattcagtcAATCATCCAACCTCCAGACACATCAGCgcattcacactggagagaggccattcacctgctcagactgtgggaagaggttTACTCAGTCagttgaactgaaggtacatcagcgaagtcacactggggagaggccattcacctgctcaaactgtgggaaaggattcactcactcatcacaCCTGCTGACACACCAgctaattcacactggggagagaccgttcacctgctcagactgcgggaagggattcactaggtCATtcgacctactggcacaccaggcagttcacactggggagtggtcgtttacctgctcagactgtgggaagggattcactcgatcatctgaactgaaggtacatcagcgaattcacactggggagaggctgttcacctgctcaacctgtgggaagggattcactcacccatcacacctcctgagacaccagcgaatacacactggggagagaccgttcacctgctcagactgcgggaagggattcattcagtcatcccacctgcaaacgcaccagcgagttcacactggagagacgccgttcacttgctcagactgtgggaaggggtttaATCGGTCATCttacctgaaggtacatcagcgaattcacactggggagaggccattcacctgctcagaatgtgggaagggattcagtcagtcatccaacctccagacacaccagcgagttcacactggggggaAGCTATTCACTTgcccagaatgtgggaaggggtttactcagtcatctgaactgaaagcacatcagcgagttcacactggggagaggccattcacctgttcagtatgtgggaagggattcacctacTCATCACTCCTACAGAcgcaccagcgaattcacactggggagaggcctttctcctgcccagactgtgggaagggattcactcagtcatctgaactaaagatacatcagcgaattcacacgggggagagaccattcacatgctcaaactgtgggaagggattcactcgatcatctgaaCTACTGgcccaccagtcagttcacactggggagtggccattcacctgctcagactgtgggaagggattttcttggtcatctgaactgaaggtacatcagcgagttcacactggggagagaccgttcacctgttcagagtgTGGAAAGGGATTTAGTCAGTCATCCCATTTACAAGTGCATTGgcaagttcacactggcgagGTGCGGTTtaactgctcagaatgtgggaaggggtttactcggtcatcttacctgaaggtacatcagcgaattcacactggggagaggccattcacctgctcagtatgtggaaagggattcagtcagtcatccaacctacagacacaccagcaagttcacaatggagagaggccgttcatttgctcagactgtggaaagagaTTCTGTCAGGCATCCGACCTTTTGGCACATTTccaatttcacactggggagaaaatttaa